In Propionispora vibrioides, the genomic stretch GGACCTGACCGTGCCGGAATTGGCCGGCGGACCTGTACGGGCCGTATTTATCCGGGCGCCGCTAATTGAAGAAGTGGGGGCAAATGTTGCGGTGATGGCCCAAGTAAACGGTAAGGCCGTCATTGCCCGCCAGGACAATATGCTGGTTACTTCTTTTCATCCGGAGCTAACCGGCGATGACCGGATTCACCGCTATTTTCTCAGCATGATAAAGCAGGAATAACGGAAAAATCACTCGCTGCTCCAGCATGTCCATGATTGAATACAGGTTTTAAAACAGGCAGGATATCTTTTGTAGATATCCTGCCTGTTTGTTTAACGGCAATTATCCAGGGAGATGTGGTTTGGCAGAGAGCCGGGATATATCACCTAACCGGAAAACTATAGCAAATCCCTTTAGCAGGATATTGCACAAACTATATAACACATGATAGCTGGGCGAAAGAGTAAAAATATGCAATAGTTTGTGGTATGCTTTGTGGTGAAGGGTGACTGAAAATTTTTACTATTTAAAAGAATTGCAGGACATTTACTGATGTTGGAGCATGAACTTTAAAGTTTGTAAAAAAATCAAACGACTTTGGCACAACATTTGCAATATATACTGAATGGAGGGGTTAGCTTGCTGAAAAAATTGCTCTCGTTAATTGAAACGGAAGATAAGAAAAATCCCATGACCGATGAGGAGTTGGCGAAACGTTTGGGCGTGGGGCGGGAAAAGGTTAATGAGCTGAGGCAAGCCGTTGATATTCCAAGTTATCTTATTCGGCGGGAGACCGTACTGATTGAAGCATTAACCGCCATATTGGAGAAAGAGCCGGGCATTTCTCAGCGCAAAGTAGTTCTGGAGCTAAATAAAAGCGGGTTTCAGATTTCAGCCTTTGGCCTGAATCGTTACAAGCAGCAAATTGGTGAGCTTAGAAACCGTTTGCTACACAAAACCCGACCGGCTGCGCAGCGTGCCGCACGTTCTGTGCCGGCTGCTATCGAACAAGATTTCTTTTCCGGGATTGTTGGCTATAACGGCAGCTTGAGTCAGGTTATTAAGCTGGCAAAGGCCGCTGTGCTGTATCCGCACTATGGGCTGCACACCCTGATTTCCGGCAGTACTGGTGTGGGAAAAAGTCAGCTTGTGGAAGAAATTCATCGCTTCGCTCAGGCGGTACGCAAAACGACGATTCCGCTGGTGGTGTTTAACTGTGCGGATTATGGTGACAATCCGCAGCTATTGGTGGCACAGCTTTTTGGCTATAGTAAAGGCAGTTTTACCGGGGCAGATACGGATCGGGTCGGGCTTGTGGAAAAGGCCAACAAGGGCATTCTTTTTTTAGACGAGATCCATCGCTTGCCGCCGAAAGGGCAGGAAATTCTCTTTCGCATTATGGATAAAGGGCAGTTTTCACGTTTAGGTGAGACAGAGCAAATCCGTAAAGTTAACCTCATGATTATTGGCGCTACAACAGAGAATATTGAGTCCAGCCTGTTAAATACCTTTCGCCGCCGCATTCCGGTAGCCATACAAATTCCTCCCCTGGAAGGCAGGCCAAACTCCGAACGGTATAAGCTGATCAAACTGTTTTTCTCCGGTGAGGCTTCCCGTGTCAATAAGCGGATTCAGGTTCCGAAAGAAATCATGAAACTGCTGGTATTGTACAAATGTGCCGGTAATGTAGGACAGTTAAAATCGGATATTCAGGTTATTTGTGCCAAGGCTTTTTTGCATGTTATGTCCGGCACCGAAGAGGTCATGAAAATCAGCATGAACGATTTGCCGGGACATATAACAAATCAACTTATGAATGTGGTGGAACAGAAAGCAGACCTTGATGTTTTTATTGATGAGGAGGTTGAAATGACTCCTCATGCCGAACCGCTTCAAGTTTCGCCTTTGCAGGAAGAAATTTCGGAATATAACATTTATCAGTTTATGGAAAAAAGAATGCAGGAATTATTGGAAGAGCATTCCTCTTCTGAAGCTAAAGCGGTCTTGGCTGCGGAACTTGAAAGTAAAATTAAAGCTACTTCTTTAAATATCGAGCATAAATATGCTGGTATTTCCAAGGCTATTTTGCGCGATCTGGTTGGGGAAGATCTGATGGGGGCCTTAGCCGATTTAGAGCAAATATTGGCAACTGAGCTCGGCACCCAGGATGTTTCTATTTTTAAAATATTATGCCTGCATTTAAGTGCAGCCGTAGAACGGCTGCGGGCAGGAAAACCGATTATCAATCCCCAGTGTGAGCATATAAAAAGCAGCTACCGTAAAGAATTTCGAATTGCCCTGAAAATTACCAGAATGCTCAGTATGAAATTAGACTTGCCTTTTCCAGAAGATGAAGCTGGCTTTATTGCCTTATATCTCAATCACTTTTTCACTAAACAGCAAAGAAATCAACCATCTGATTACAATGTGGGCTTGCTTATCGTGACCCATGGGGAAGTTGCCAAGGCGCTGCTTGATATTGCGCAGGTGATTGTCGGCATCCGCCATGGAATCGCTATCTCCATGGGGATTGAGGAAACTGTGGAAAGCGTGTACGAACGGGTAAAACAAGCGGTAAGAGTGGTTAATCGAGGCAGCGGGGTATTGTTTTTGGTGGACATGGGTTCATTAATCAACTTAGGTGAATTAATCACTGAAGAACTTGGTATTCCTACCCGGGTTATTGCCCGTGTAGACACACTGCTGGCCATGGAAGCGATCCGCAAATCTGTGGCACCGGCAGCAACATTATATACCGTATACGATTCGTTAATTGAGCTGGGTGATATGTTTCCGCGCGTACCGACAAAAATGAGTAGTGACGGGAAACGCAAGTTGAAAAAAACGATCATTACGACCTGCTTTACCGGCCGCGGCACAGCTTTAAAGATAAAGCGGGTCATTGAGGATAAGTTGCGGCTGCTCAAGCGTGATATCGAAGTCATTCCCCTGGGTCTGGTTAAAAGCGAGACAGACATTTCCAAAGAAATTCTGTATCTGCAGCAAGCCAACCGGGAGATCGTTCTGATTACGGGTATGGTAAATCCCCATTGCCAGGACATCCCGTTTCTGCCGTTCGAGGAAGTTTTGAACAGCGAAAAGTTTGACACCTTCATTGCTAATATAAAATTGCAAGATGAGCTGTTGCATGACAGGAACCTGCCTGACAGCTCGCCTGTGACACTGGAAGAATTGTTTGATGAGCAGTTGGTCCGCGTGTTTTATTCGCCAACGGCCAAGGATGAGCTTATTAAAATCATGGCAGACGTCATGTGCCGGGAGAAATATGTAAATGAAAATTTTTATGGCGATATTATGGAAAGGGAAAGCTGGGCTACTTCTTATATAGGCGATCATATGGCAATCCCCCATACGGCTACCATGGTCAATATCATAAAACCGGGGATTGCGATTGCGGTTTTGAAAAATCCTTCGCCCTGGGAAGAGGAGGAAATTCATATTGCCTTTGTTCTTGCCTTAAAAACAGAGCATAAAGATTTATTTCTTAAGTTTTTCACTTTAATCAAAGAAACGGATCTGATTGATCGGGTACGAAAACTAACAGATCCTAATTCCATTATTGCGGAGGTCGTACATTATGTCAGAAATTCAGAAAGCTGTAGCTGCCATTGATCCGTCTTTGGTAAGAATTGGCGTGGCGGCAGCAAGTTGCGAAGAACTGGTTGCCGCTATGGGGACAGTGCTGCTGGAGAAAGGGTTTGTTAAACCGTCGTATGTACAAGCGCTGCTAGAGCGGGAACGGGAATTTCCTACCGGCATAGCTGCCGCCGGTGTTGGTGTGGCCATCCCGCATTCGGATGCCAGTCATGTCTTGCAAACAACCACGGCCGTTTGGGTACTTAAGGAGCCTGTCCCGTTTCATGTGATGGGCGGAGCCGAAGAGGATATTATCAGTGTAGGCATTGTTTTCATGCTGGCCATTAATAATCCACAGGATCATCTGGCTTTTTTACAACGCCTGCTGGGGCTTTTTGCCAACGAAGCTATCATGAGTGGAATTCGAAGAGCCGGTGATCCGGTCATCGTGGCAGAGATTATTAATCAGGCCATATAGCGATAGACAGCAATAAAGCTGGGTTTTTATAAAAAGCTAGTCTGAGCTCAATGCTTCTATCTTATATAGCTGGAGCTAATCGTGCTGAAAGGAGGTGAATGATATGAAGAAGCGGGTTATTGTGGCTTGTGGCGGTGCGGTGGCAACGTCTACTGTTGCAGCCAATCGCATTGTCGAGTTATGCAAAAAAGAAGGTGTTGATATTGAAATTGTACAGTGCCGTGTATCAGAAATCAGTGCTAACTGCCAAAATCAAAAGGTGGATTTAATTGTTACCACATCGCGGGTTACGAAGGATTATGGAATCCCTTTGGAAAGTGGCATGCCCTTTGTATCCGGTGTGGGCGCAAAGGAAGCCGGCGAAAAAATTCTGGCCCATCTGCGAAAATAAAAAAGGCTCCTGGTTAACTGAAGCGGCTAGGCTGACAGTATAACTACCAGGAGTAAAACTACCTACTATAAAAATACCGTAAATGGACGAATAAGTCCAGCTTATATCGTACTTTTCTTATGATGTGGGCAGAAAAAATTACAAAATTACGCATAAAATGATTCAATACATTGAGGAGGCATGTAAGGATGGAGTTCATTCAATATATTTTAAAATTGGGTCCTTCGGTTATGTTGCCGATCGTCATCTTTATCTTTGCGCTATTGTTGGGACAGAAGCCGGGGCGCGCTTTCCGGTCCGGGGTTATGATTGGTATCGGCTTTATCGGAATTGGTCTTGTTATTAGTTTAATGTTGAATAATTTAGGACCGGCAGCGAAACTAATGGCAGAACGTTTTGGTGTCAGTCTGACAGTGGTTGATGTCGGCTGGCCGGGCTCTTCGCCGATGACCTGGGCCTCTCAGATAGGTGGGTTATCTATTCCTGTTGCTGTAGCCGTCAATGTGGTCATGCTGGTATTGGGGCTGACCAGAGTGGTGAATGTGGATATTTGGAATATCTGGCATATGGCGTTCACTGGCGCGCTGCTGCATATTGCTACCGGTAATTTAATGATCGGTCTGGCCGGTGTGGCCATTCATGCAGCGATTGTATTCAAGTTAGGCGACTGGTTTGCACCGGTTGTAGAAAAGTATTATGACTTAAAAGGAGTGGCTATACCGCACGGTACTTCCGCTTATTGCGGGCCGATAGCCGTTCCGATTGAATGGCTGCTCAATCGCATTCCCGGCATTAGAGATATTAATTTCAATTCGGAAAAAATTGAAGAAAAATTTGGTGTAATCGGTGAGCCGATGATCATCGGTTTGATTTTAGGCTGCATTATTGGCGCTATGGCCGGTTACGGCGCTGACCTGGTTATGCAGTTAGGCATGCAGATGGCGGCTGTTATGGTGTTGATGCCGAAAGTGGTTAAATGCATTATGGAAGGCTTGCTGCCTGTAGCCGATTCGGCAAGAGAACTGCTGGAAAAGAAGTTCTCCGGCAAAAAGTTTTATATCGGTTTGGACCCGGCTCTGCTGTTAGGGGACTCGCAAGTAGTTGCGGCCAGTCTGCTGTTTGTGCCGTTAACCTTAATTATTGCGGCTATTGTGCCTGGCAATAAGGTCTTGCCGTTTGGTGATCTGGCGACAATCGGGTTTTTTGTTGCCATGGCGGTGGGAATCCATGGCGGTAATTTGTTTAGAACGCTGATTTCCGGTTTTGTGATTATGGCTGGGACGCTCTGGATTTCTACTCAGACCATTGGACTTCATACGATATTGGCGCAACAAGCGGGGACTAAACTGGCAGCCGGCGTAACACAGGTCGCCTCTATGGATCAGGGCGGCAGTCCGATAACCTATATTTTGCTCCAGTTATTCAACCCCGATAATGTAGCAGGCTTGGTAGTAATAGGTGTCATCTATATTGCATCTGTCCTGCTGACTATAAAATATTCCCAAGGGATCAGCAAAGAATTGAAGCAGGCTGAGGAACAGTCATCTTCTTATAAAGCATAGCGGTTGGTGGAGAAAGGGGCTGGAGAGCAAGCTCTGGCCCTTATTTCTTGTCAGCCGACCTGGATCACCTTAGCAGAGTGCTAAGAATTTTCGGTCAACCGGAGAGGAGAGGGGACTATTATGCAAACGGAACATCCGTTGCAAAATTTAATAAAAGAACGGAAAAAAAGTGTCTGGCAAGGAATTTATTCGATATGCAGCGCCAACGAATACGTCATTGAAGCCGCTTTAGAACGGGGACTGGTGGATGATCAATTCATATTGATTGAAGCGACGGCCAACCAGGTAAATCAATTTGGCGGTTATACCGGTATGCAACCGGCCGATTTTCGTGATTTTGTCTATCGGATTGCGCAAAAGGTTGAGTTTCCACTGGAAAAGCTGATTTTAGGCGGCGATCATTTGGGACCGCTGACCTGGAAGAATGAACCGGCCGCTACAGCTATGGAAAAGTCCCGCGAATTAATCAAACAGTATGTAGCAGCCGATTTTACTAAAATTCACCTGGATACCAGTATGCATTTGGGTGACGACGACAGGGAAAATCCCCTGGATACGGCGGTGATTGCGGAGCGTGGTGCCGTTTTATGCCGGGAAGCGGAAGCAGCTTATGCCCTGCTTAAAGAAGGCAATCCCGACAGTCTTCACCCGGTCTATGTGATTGGGAGCGAAGTGCCGATCCCCGGTGGAAGTCAGGAAGAAGAGGAAGGTATTCAGGTCACAAAAGCAGAGGATTTCAAAAATACGCTGGCAACCTTCCGCCAGGCTTTTGCAGCACATAACCTGCTGCCTGCCTGGGAGTATGTCATTGCCGTTGTGGTACAGCCGGGAGTGGAGTTTGGCGATGAGAGTATTCATAGCTATGATCGTACGGCTGCCGGTGAACTGACTGGGGCGCTAAAGCAGTATCCGGACGTGGTGTTTGAAGGTCATTCTACCGATTATCAAACACCGCAGGCCCTAAAAGAAATGGTTGAGGATGGGATTGCCATTTTAAAAGTAGGGCCGGCCTTGACTTTTGCCATGAGAGAAGGCTTGTTTGCTTTGGCCCGCATTGAAAAAGAACTGTTTCAATTTCATCCGGAAGTGGAACAGTCAAATTTCATGGATGTGTTAGACTGGTATATGGGGAGTAATCCTGTGTACTGGAAATCGCACTACCATGGTCCTTCGGACAAAGTACGCTATGCGAGAAAGTTTAGCTTTTCTGACCGCTGCCGTTATTATCTGCCGCTGCCCGAGGTTAAATTAGCATTGGACAAATTGATTCATAATCTTCAGTCGGTCACGATTCCGCTTACGGTAATCAGTCAGTACCTGCCTGTGCAATACCATAAGATTAGGACGGGAAACTTGAAAAATGAGCCGGAAAGGCTGTTGAAGGACCGGATTATCAATTGTATTGACGACTATGTATACGCAATTAAACAATGACCAAAAGCCATGGGGAGGCAGGGATATGGATAAGATGAGAGCATTGGTCGCTTACGGTCCGAATGACCTGCGACTGGAAAAAATAGATATTCCCGGATTTCAGGCAGATGAGGTACTGATTCAGGTTAAGGCGTGTGGCATTTGCGGCTCCGATATGCCGCGGGCTCTGCAGGGGGCAGTGCACAGCTATCCGATTGTTTTTGGGCATGAATTCTCCGGTTGTGTGGCTGCCGTAGGAAGTCAGGTGACACAGGTTAAGGCAGGAGACAGGGTAACGGCGGCTCCCCTTTTGCCTTGCGGAACTTGCCGGTATTGCCGGATGGGACGACCGGCCATGTGCGAAACCTATGATTTTATTGGGTCACGCCGGCA encodes the following:
- a CDS encoding sigma 54-interacting transcriptional regulator; its protein translation is MLKKLLSLIETEDKKNPMTDEELAKRLGVGREKVNELRQAVDIPSYLIRRETVLIEALTAILEKEPGISQRKVVLELNKSGFQISAFGLNRYKQQIGELRNRLLHKTRPAAQRAARSVPAAIEQDFFSGIVGYNGSLSQVIKLAKAAVLYPHYGLHTLISGSTGVGKSQLVEEIHRFAQAVRKTTIPLVVFNCADYGDNPQLLVAQLFGYSKGSFTGADTDRVGLVEKANKGILFLDEIHRLPPKGQEILFRIMDKGQFSRLGETEQIRKVNLMIIGATTENIESSLLNTFRRRIPVAIQIPPLEGRPNSERYKLIKLFFSGEASRVNKRIQVPKEIMKLLVLYKCAGNVGQLKSDIQVICAKAFLHVMSGTEEVMKISMNDLPGHITNQLMNVVEQKADLDVFIDEEVEMTPHAEPLQVSPLQEEISEYNIYQFMEKRMQELLEEHSSSEAKAVLAAELESKIKATSLNIEHKYAGISKAILRDLVGEDLMGALADLEQILATELGTQDVSIFKILCLHLSAAVERLRAGKPIINPQCEHIKSSYRKEFRIALKITRMLSMKLDLPFPEDEAGFIALYLNHFFTKQQRNQPSDYNVGLLIVTHGEVAKALLDIAQVIVGIRHGIAISMGIEETVESVYERVKQAVRVVNRGSGVLFLVDMGSLINLGELITEELGIPTRVIARVDTLLAMEAIRKSVAPAATLYTVYDSLIELGDMFPRVPTKMSSDGKRKLKKTIITTCFTGRGTALKIKRVIEDKLRLLKRDIEVIPLGLVKSETDISKEILYLQQANREIVLITGMVNPHCQDIPFLPFEEVLNSEKFDTFIANIKLQDELLHDRNLPDSSPVTLEELFDEQLVRVFYSPTAKDELIKIMADVMCREKYVNENFYGDIMERESWATSYIGDHMAIPHTATMVNIIKPGIAIAVLKNPSPWEEEEIHIAFVLALKTEHKDLFLKFFTLIKETDLIDRVRKLTDPNSIIAEVVHYVRNSESCSCH
- a CDS encoding PTS sugar transporter subunit IIA, which codes for MSEIQKAVAAIDPSLVRIGVAAASCEELVAAMGTVLLEKGFVKPSYVQALLEREREFPTGIAAAGVGVAIPHSDASHVLQTTTAVWVLKEPVPFHVMGGAEEDIISVGIVFMLAINNPQDHLAFLQRLLGLFANEAIMSGIRRAGDPVIVAEIINQAI
- the gatB gene encoding PTS galactitol transporter subunit IIB, with the translated sequence MKKRVIVACGGAVATSTVAANRIVELCKKEGVDIEIVQCRVSEISANCQNQKVDLIVTTSRVTKDYGIPLESGMPFVSGVGAKEAGEKILAHLRK
- a CDS encoding PTS galactitol transporter subunit IIC codes for the protein MEFIQYILKLGPSVMLPIVIFIFALLLGQKPGRAFRSGVMIGIGFIGIGLVISLMLNNLGPAAKLMAERFGVSLTVVDVGWPGSSPMTWASQIGGLSIPVAVAVNVVMLVLGLTRVVNVDIWNIWHMAFTGALLHIATGNLMIGLAGVAIHAAIVFKLGDWFAPVVEKYYDLKGVAIPHGTSAYCGPIAVPIEWLLNRIPGIRDINFNSEKIEEKFGVIGEPMIIGLILGCIIGAMAGYGADLVMQLGMQMAAVMVLMPKVVKCIMEGLLPVADSARELLEKKFSGKKFYIGLDPALLLGDSQVVAASLLFVPLTLIIAAIVPGNKVLPFGDLATIGFFVAMAVGIHGGNLFRTLISGFVIMAGTLWISTQTIGLHTILAQQAGTKLAAGVTQVASMDQGGSPITYILLQLFNPDNVAGLVVIGVIYIASVLLTIKYSQGISKELKQAEEQSSSYKA
- a CDS encoding class II D-tagatose-bisphosphate aldolase, non-catalytic subunit; amino-acid sequence: MQTEHPLQNLIKERKKSVWQGIYSICSANEYVIEAALERGLVDDQFILIEATANQVNQFGGYTGMQPADFRDFVYRIAQKVEFPLEKLILGGDHLGPLTWKNEPAATAMEKSRELIKQYVAADFTKIHLDTSMHLGDDDRENPLDTAVIAERGAVLCREAEAAYALLKEGNPDSLHPVYVIGSEVPIPGGSQEEEEGIQVTKAEDFKNTLATFRQAFAAHNLLPAWEYVIAVVVQPGVEFGDESIHSYDRTAAGELTGALKQYPDVVFEGHSTDYQTPQALKEMVEDGIAILKVGPALTFAMREGLFALARIEKELFQFHPEVEQSNFMDVLDWYMGSNPVYWKSHYHGPSDKVRYARKFSFSDRCRYYLPLPEVKLALDKLIHNLQSVTIPLTVISQYLPVQYHKIRTGNLKNEPERLLKDRIINCIDDYVYAIKQ